Within Alteromonas sp. LMIT006, the genomic segment AAATCCCCCTACCCACCCATAGCAATATGAGTAAGTAGGGGGCATTATTTTAAAGCTCAATGGCGGCCACTTGGCAGGCGTTTCTAAGCGTCTCCTGAGATATTTTTGCATATCTAAGGGTGGTGGTATAACAGGCATGATTCGCTAACTGTTGAACACTCGCTAATGAAACGTTGCTCGATACAAGATTACTACAAAACGTATGACGTAGGTCATGTATACGCACAGTCTGAGGTATATCAGCCTCCCTTAAAGCACTCTTAAACGACTTTTTAAAATCGTTATATGGCTTTTGCGTCACAGGATTAATAAACACATAAGTACAATGCATTCCTAACACTCGGGATAAGATATCCATGGCGGTTGTGTTGAGTAAGATCACATTTTGCTTTTTATTCTTAGCGACACTAGGTGGAACCGTTATTGTGCAGCTATTCATATCGACCCAAGACCATTGAAGCGCTTTTGCTACCCCACTTCTTACTCCCGTTACCAGTAAGAATATCATCAATAGGTTAACCGGGCGCTCAGGGTGCTGGATGAGGACTTCGATAAAACGCTGTTGCTCTTGAGGCGTTAAAAAGCGCTCTTTTTGATTATCAAACTTAATGTACTCAACCTTATCACATGGGTTCTTAGTGACAAGCTCCCATTGTATTGCCAATGTAAACATGCGACTCAATAACTTTAAGTGTCCGGTAATATGACTACCTGATAAATTTTGCTCTAACAAATTAGTTTGAAACCGCTCTATATCTATCACCTTAATCTCCTCAAGCTGCTGACATCCAAAAGTTGGCTTAAGACGAAGTCGCCACATCGACTCAATATTCCTAAATGTGCGCAATCGGGTTTTGACATGTGGCCAATAATACTGCTCCCAAAACGCATTCAAGCTCAACATTGACATATGACTCGTCTGGGTAATGGGTGGTGAAAGGGGGGAATGAGGGGATTGGCTGGATTGAGGGATGAGCTGAGCCACTTTTTGTAATGCTTCTTCCAATGAAAGCCTATCGGAACGTCCTAAGTTGTGGTCTTTTTCTTTGGTGCGGTAGCGATATGTCCCCACCCCTTTTGACGTCTGACGTATCTCGATGCGAAAGCCTTTCGGTAAATTGTCCGCTCGATACTCCGCCTTAATCTTGTCCTTTGGTGTGGGTAAATTATCAATAAAAGCTTGGTCAATATATGAGTATTTCATCATTATCTCCGGTATAAAATGTTGTTTAATGCTTTGAATGAAAAGGCAGGGGTGAGCCTGCCTTGTATGATTAAGCCTGACGCAGTAGTCGTGACACGATGGCACTGCTGAAAGGCTTGTTACGATAACTGCATAACCCACGTTGATTGAGCAAGTGGGCCAGTTCGACCGTATTGGCTTGCGGGTACTGAGCTTGCAGATGATGGATGACCTTGATGATTTTTTGTCGCCAAGCGCCTTGAGCAGACGTACGGGCTTGAGTTGCAGAAATAGTGTCAGTATTACGACAACGCTCAGTTGGGGGTTACCCAATTTCACACCACGCAACTTTGCCGCACTAAGGGCTGCTTTAGTTCGTTGCGAAATCATCTGCGCTTCATGTTGGGCCATTGCAGCCAAGATATGAATCGTCAGTTGGTCGATGTCAGGGAAATCAGCGAGTTTAAAGCGGACCCCTTTTTTCTGTAAGTCAGTAATAAAGTGTAAGTCTCGGCTTAGCCTATCTAGTTTAGCCACTAACAAAACAGCATTAGCCAGTTGAGCATATTCCACAGCCCTTTCAAACTCTGGACGGTCAGAGGCTTTGCCCGAACCAACCTCTGTATACTCAGCCACTAAGATGCCATTGTGTAGCCTTAGAAAATCACTTATGGCCTGTTTTTGAGCTTGCATTCCTAAGCCAGCTTTTCCTTGCTTCACCGTCGAGACTCGGTAATAAGCCACATAGTTAATTTGACTCATGCCTTACTCCTTTTGGCACTCTTATAAAATCGATGGATTTTCGTAATGAGCAAAATAAGCAAGCTGAACATACCAAACATGCACTGGCTTAGACGCTCTAGTGCGAGAGGTTTGGTACAAATGAGGTAAATAGTAAATAATGATAGTATCAAGAACATCTTTGGTTTCCTTTGAATGTGATACACCCACACCAAACAAATGCATAACGCTAAAAGGACATTTAGTGATATGTATTGATTGGGGTGGGCAAGTTTATTGATGATTTAAGACGTCGTCTTGTTAGGGACAACTGCGTGGTTTTTACAGATGGCATCGAGGTTGCCAATTTCGTGTCGATAAACATGCTTTGAGGATGGGCAAAGCATGCCTTCTTGGCGTAATACTGCTGCTAAAAAAGAAGCGTTATTTGCGCTTTTTCCAACAAACAAGCAATTGAATACCGTTGAGCTAAATACTTTCTCTGTTGGGAGTTTCTGCAAAACATCTTTGATTGCTGTTATAGCAATGATGTCCGGGCTAAAAAACCCACCTCCAGAGTTCGATACGAAGCGCAAATAGATATTCTGTTTGTCATCATGCAGGATGTCGTAGTTAAGCTTTGCATGCGAACGTGCATTGAGTAGAGGGCATTGTCCCGATGATATTAGAGTATAACCCTCCATGTTAGACCTCCTCAGCGTGCAAGATGAGTAAAAACACACCGCCCCCGGCATTACCGGTGATCTGACAGTAAAGTGAACATCCATCATCATGCTCGACAAAGTCCGGCTCTAATAAACAGCGAGTTTGAGCATCCGTCAAAACAGTTGGATAATCCGATAACTGAATATGCAAGCAGCATTTGGTGTCATGCCAGAATGCTTTTGACTCCTGCAAGTTATCAAAAGGCGTTACGATGACATCATGTAATAACCGATGCGCATGACTAGAGATTGCCATAGGGGTATCCCATGGCCACGTGTATGTTGTATACATAAGGTATTCCTATAAATGAATAAGATGGAGCAGTGCACGTAATGAAATACCGTGCTCTGTTTGGAAGGAGTTTTCCGATATAGATACTGATTTTTTCTCAGTTTAAATAATCAGTTTTTGCGAGCATCTCTGATTATGTTTATTCTATAGCGATACCTATTTTGTAATGTGCATGAACAGTAAGGAGCTGTGTTGACTGATAAACTCGATAGACGCTTTGATTGGTACCCAACTTTTACCAACAAGAGTATCAATAAGCTGGTGGATGAGTTAGCCAATACCAGTGTTGAACTATTGAACAAATCTCAGCAAGGGGGTAATGCACAAAAGCGACGAGTTGCATTGGAAGACATTGCCAGACATCTGATATGCGCACTATTTATTAACTACCAAGAAAAGCAATACCACAGGCATGAAAAGCTCATCAGTATTCCTTTGCACAAGCGCCATTACCACCTCACTGACCCCAACAAAATTCCTTATGTATACCCCAACAAAGTCGAAGCGGTCTTTAAGGCGCTTGATAGATTAGATTGGATAACGATACAAAAAGGTCAATATCGCTCCTCAGGTCAATCCAAAGTCACGGTTTTTAAAGCAACACAAATACTGGAAACGGCCTTTTCTCAGTTAAACATACACTGGCTTGCACAACAGCCCATGCCAATGCAAAGAGGCGTTGAAATCAGAGACAAAGACAAAACAGATAAGGCCGTTGCTATTGCTCATACCCACCCCAATCTTGACCATGAAAAATTGCACACATATCAACAAAATTTGGCGAAGATAAATGGTCACCTTGTACAACAGTGCATCCACCTTGATGCCACGGACGAGCAGCTCAGGCAAATACTGACACGTGAGCATGTTGACCAACGCACTCAACAACCTTACCAACACCATATAGATATCAATATGGTGCAATTACGACGCATATTTGCAAAAGGACGTTTAGATAGAGGGGGGCGATTTTACGGAGGCTGGTGGCAAGGGGTATCATCAGAGCACCGCCCAGTCATTCGGATCAACAACCGCAAGACCATCGAAATAGATTTCAGTGGAATTGCCATCAATATAATATATGCACTTAATAAGACATGCCTGCTTCCTAAAATAGATGTATATGATATTGGATTACCAAACTGGGAGGGGAAAGAGGATAGACGTCGCCCTGTGGTAAAAAAGGCCTTTAATGCGTTTATCAATGATGAAAAGGGACATTATCGATTAAGTGGAAAAGACATTAAGGCCCTCGGGTGTAACACTCAGGAACTGAAAAAAAAAATCATACTCACCCACCCTGTTATAGAATCTATATTCAGTACACAAATAGGCCTAGAGGCTCAGTATTACGATAGCTGTGTGGCAGAAGATATCATGCTGTCCCTCTTGGCACTTGGGATAACCTGCTTGCCCATTCATGACAGCTTTATTGTGACAGCATCACACTGGGATATCCTACAAACACAGATGCAACAAAGCTTTAAGAAAATAATGGGTGTGGAGATAACAGTAAAACCAGAGGTCATCAAGTCACACCGCACTTTGCATATCCAGAATAAAGATATGGCACTCAGGCCACCCCATGAGGACATCCTATCAACACAAGAACTTCATCAAGCATTCCTATTTAAGCAAGAGGGAAACCTCATGCAGAGATATTATGATAGCTATACTGATATCAAGGGAAAGGATATTTAGTATTCATCTTCTTTAGATACTATTAAATATTAAAGAGAATAATAAGAATAACTCCCCTAATGTTCTCTAAGTAGCACTAAGGGGCTACTAATGGTCCCTAATGAAAGCCTATGGATGCCTAAGGCTACCTCATTAGTGGCCCCAACTTTGTAATAAGTACCATTAGGTGATTAAGAGTGCTTTGTGTCCGTCCGGCAAACCCCGTCTAGCAACACTGGTAAGGCCTGAGACTTCCCGACACTTTTTATGGTAAAAATGTAACTATAACCATAAGAGGTAAATCGTGTCCGTCCATAGTAAAGGCAAAACGCTGACCATCAGGATGTGCATCGTTTCAATTTTTGATGGTGAGGAAATGGTCGGGAAAATTTTATGGGGTATATGTGTCGAGGACATGACGTACCGCTTTGCAACCAACGACTACATTAGCACATCAAAAATAGTGGAAATATCACCTAACAATCAGTTAATCAAAACCACTAGCGGTAGCCTTTATCAAGTTATTGGCGCAGGCAAAAAAGCCGAAGTGCAGATGAGAGATTTCCAACTCCTTCGGCATGGATTTTCGCCTGAACAGATCACCCAATTGAATGTGGCACCAAACGACTATTTTCATTGACCCAAAAAACAAAACCAGTTTCCGCTGGCTTTGGTTTGAGAGCAAAAGCTTATTTGTTTCTCAGTTGTTTTTTACGAAATTCTTTAGCAGAATCCAACCAATTAGGCTGCATTAAATTTTCTACAAACCACACAATAAACTTTTCTGAGTAGCGGGGTCTCCCATCAATTTCATATCGAAATTCGGATTTCTTTTGCTTTTTGATCTTGTGTTTACTTATTACAGCCTGAAATGCTCCGCTTTTTATAAATGCGATATCTTGCCGTTTGTTAATCTCGTCTAAAGCTTCTTTCTGATGATATGGATGAGTCAACTCTGGGTCTTTGGTTTTAGTAATTATTATCGCACCTTCACCTTCATCTCCCACGCTTAAAGAAAGGTCACTTTCATCCTCTCGCTTAACAAGAGCAAGTCGATAATCAATTGGTATCGAAAATTCAGTTGAATCAACTTCCTTGGCTGTTTTATCAAACCTATTAATGAATTTAGAAACAGAATTGGCGGTATGCTTGCCATATTGCTTTTGAATAAGGGCTATTTCTGGCTTGGGGCCATCAAGTACAAGGCTTAACATACCGACACTTTGCCCAGCCAAAGGCGCATTACCCATTTCATTTTTATATCTGGTTTGATAGTTCAAGACGGTTGCTTGAAACAGCCGTGATAGCTGCGGTTGCAATTCAGGCATTAACAAATGAACAGCTTGATCTCGCAAGTCTACTAGTGTTTCCAAATTTATACGTACAGGATCTTTCTCTTGAAGCCTTCGTTTTAAAGCATCGGAAACAGAAAGACTTCTATCATTGTCATAGAAAATCTTGTCATATCCTTCGACCTTTAAGATCTCCGCTTTTAACAATAACTCCCAAGCATTAACTATCATAATAGTAAATGCTTCGACTCTATTCTTCATACTTGGACGATTGTATACTTCTAGCGCCAACGTGAACGCATCAAGACTTCGACCAATCAATTTCTCGTAAAATTGTTCTTCGGGTGTCTTCTTCTTAGCTTTCGCAGACTGACTCATAACAGCCAGAAACTCTTCATTTGAAAGTGCTGCGATTCCTTCACACCTATATTTAGTGCGGGAGCCAGCGTGAAAAACATACTTATCTAAAAGCTTTTCATTTATGTATTTATTGACTGAGTTTTTGCTATATGTTGTCTGCTCTACAATCATATCAGCAGTGAAAATAGTGCCGTTTACTTCAAATTCTCGTAAAGTTTCTGCTAGTTTTATCTGGTTATAATTCCTTGCCATTTAACCTTTTCCATAAAAAGTTGGTTATTCTTTATCTTCTATGTCAGATATTAAAAAGCCCCGACTAGCGAGGCTTTGGATTCAAAAGGTTACTTCACCACATATTTTAACGATAGGCCGCAATTTTCACCATAATCAAACGTTATGAAATTTCCAACTACAAGCTGCTCATCAGCATCATACCAAGAAGAAACTCTACTGTTTTCAACGTATGTGTTTAAAGGAATGGTAAACACCGTCTGCCCTTTTTCTATTTTATGAAGGAGCACACCTTGCAGTACTTTCCCTTCAATTTCAGTGGGAGCGGAAAGTTCTACATTTAGCAACGGTCCTCGCTTCGTGAGCGTTATTTTGAATAGTTCTGCATATTTACTACTATTTTCAGCAATACTCTCTTCAGTAATCAAGCAAGTAGTCGCTTTGCAACCAAAACTAAACGCAAGAAAAGTAATTAAAACTATATATTTAATCATGGATAGACTCGACTCATAACGTGATCTGGGTTTTTATAACGTTTCCCTTTAGGCAAGTTTTTAAATGACATCTTTTGTCCAAAACTACCAAATCTATACGGCACAAAACCCATATATTTAGGATGTGTTAAACCTACATTATGCAAAGACTCATGCCCAGCCATCCATTGAGTATTTCTATTGTTAC encodes:
- a CDS encoding recombinase family protein; the encoded protein is MSQINYVAYYRVSTVKQGKAGLGMQAQKQAISDFLRLHNGILVAEYTEVGSGKASDRPEFERAVEYAQLANAVLLVAKLDRLSRDLHFITDLQKKGVRFKLADFPDIDQLTIHILAAMAQHEAQMISQRTKAALSAAKLRGVKLGNPQLSVVVILTLFLQLKPVRLLKALGDKKSSRSSIICKLSTRKPIRSNWPTCSINVGYAVIVTSLSAVPSCHDYCVRLNHTRQAHPCLFIQSIKQHFIPEIMMKYSYIDQAFIDNLPTPKDKIKAEYRADNLPKGFRIEIRQTSKGVGTYRYRTKEKDHNLGRSDRLSLEEALQKVAQLIPQSSQSPHSPLSPPITQTSHMSMLSLNAFWEQYYWPHVKTRLRTFRNIESMWRLRLKPTFGCQQLEEIKVIDIERFQTNLLEQNLSGSHITGHLKLLSRMFTLAIQWELVTKNPCDKVEYIKFDNQKERFLTPQEQQRFIEVLIQHPERPVNLLMIFLLVTGVRSGVAKALQWSWVDMNSCTITVPPSVAKNKKQNVILLNTTAMDILSRVLGMHCTYVFINPVTQKPYNDFKKSFKSALREADIPQTVRIHDLRHTFCSNLVSSNVSLASVQQLANHACYTTTLRYAKISQETLRNACQVAAIEL
- a CDS encoding DUF3644 domain-containing protein, whose product is MARNYNQIKLAETLREFEVNGTIFTADMIVEQTTYSKNSVNKYINEKLLDKYVFHAGSRTKYRCEGIAALSNEEFLAVMSQSAKAKKKTPEEQFYEKLIGRSLDAFTLALEVYNRPSMKNRVEAFTIMIVNAWELLLKAEILKVEGYDKIFYDNDRSLSVSDALKRRLQEKDPVRINLETLVDLRDQAVHLLMPELQPQLSRLFQATVLNYQTRYKNEMGNAPLAGQSVGMLSLVLDGPKPEIALIQKQYGKHTANSVSKFINRFDKTAKEVDSTEFSIPIDYRLALVKREDESDLSLSVGDEGEGAIIITKTKDPELTHPYHQKEALDEINKRQDIAFIKSGAFQAVISKHKIKKQKKSEFRYEIDGRPRYSEKFIVWFVENLMQPNWLDSAKEFRKKQLRNK